A genomic window from Streptomyces sp. NBC_00234 includes:
- a CDS encoding SDR family oxidoreductase — MNAEQRIAVVTGAGSGIGRAVALALAGAGWAVVPAGRRLEALEATARDAGGADTLCVRTDVTDPGDVDALFAAVRDRFGRLDLLFNNAGTFGPGSVPVEDLAYEDWRAVVDVNLTGAFLCAQAAYRQMKEQDPQGGRIINNGSISAHAPRPHSIAYTATKHAMTGLTKSLSLDGRPYRIACGQIDIGNAATEMTERMQTGILQANGELAVEPVMAASDVARTVLHMAELPLEANVQFATVLATTMPYVGRG, encoded by the coding sequence ATGAACGCTGAGCAGAGAATCGCTGTCGTAACGGGAGCAGGGTCGGGTATCGGACGGGCCGTGGCGCTCGCCCTCGCGGGTGCGGGCTGGGCGGTGGTGCCGGCCGGCCGGCGGCTGGAGGCGCTGGAGGCGACGGCCCGGGACGCCGGGGGCGCCGACACCCTGTGCGTACGCACCGATGTGACCGATCCCGGCGACGTGGACGCGCTCTTCGCCGCCGTACGGGACCGGTTCGGCCGACTGGACCTGCTCTTCAACAACGCGGGGACGTTCGGCCCCGGCTCGGTCCCGGTCGAGGACCTGGCGTACGAGGACTGGCGCGCCGTGGTGGACGTGAACCTGACGGGCGCGTTCCTGTGCGCGCAGGCGGCGTACCGGCAGATGAAGGAGCAGGACCCGCAGGGCGGCCGGATCATCAACAACGGTTCGATCTCCGCGCACGCCCCCCGTCCGCACTCGATCGCGTACACGGCGACGAAGCACGCCATGACCGGTCTGACGAAGTCACTGTCCCTGGACGGGCGTCCGTACCGGATCGCCTGCGGGCAGATCGACATCGGCAACGCGGCCACGGAGATGACGGAGCGGATGCAGACCGGAATCCTCCAGGCCAACGGCGAACTGGCGGTGGAGCCGGTGATGGCGGCGTCGGACGTGGCGCGGACGGTGCTGCACATGGCGGAGCTGCCGCTGGAGGCGAACGTACAGTTCGCGACGGTTCTGGCGACGACGATGCCGTACGTGGGCCGGGGCTGA
- a CDS encoding PhzF family phenazine biosynthesis protein translates to MTQLSGAPGSDILRYTAFSADPEGGNPAGVVLDASGLDDEAMLAVAAELGYSESAFLTGKNGVEHTIRYFSPKAEVPFCGHATVATAIALAERDGPGDLVFSTRAGTVPVTVTREGDELRATLTSVEPQVTEISPDDLTEALAALDWPAADLDPAFPPRISYAGARHLVLGAATRERLADLAYDFARLEALMHRLDLTTVQLAWRESPDVFHVRDPFPVGGVVEDPATGAAAAAFGAYARALSLVPEAAVLTLHQGQDMGRPGTLTVELRAGDPRVRVSGTGARIG, encoded by the coding sequence ATGACCCAACTCTCCGGCGCTCCCGGTTCCGACATCCTCCGTTACACCGCCTTCTCGGCCGACCCCGAAGGCGGCAACCCCGCGGGTGTCGTCCTGGACGCCTCCGGACTGGACGACGAGGCGATGCTCGCCGTGGCCGCCGAGCTCGGGTACAGCGAGTCGGCCTTCCTCACCGGGAAGAACGGCGTGGAGCACACGATCCGCTACTTCAGCCCGAAGGCGGAAGTGCCGTTCTGCGGTCACGCCACCGTCGCCACGGCCATCGCACTCGCCGAACGCGACGGCCCCGGCGACCTGGTGTTCTCGACCCGGGCGGGTACGGTCCCGGTGACCGTGACCCGTGAGGGCGACGAGCTGCGCGCCACCCTCACCAGCGTCGAGCCGCAGGTCACGGAGATCTCCCCGGACGACCTGACGGAGGCGCTGGCGGCGCTGGACTGGCCGGCCGCCGACCTGGACCCGGCCTTCCCGCCCCGCATCTCCTACGCGGGCGCCCGTCATCTGGTGCTGGGCGCCGCGACCCGCGAGCGGCTCGCGGACCTGGCGTACGACTTCGCCCGCCTCGAAGCGCTGATGCACCGTCTCGACCTGACGACGGTCCAGCTCGCGTGGCGCGAGAGCCCGGACGTCTTCCACGTCCGCGACCCCTTCCCGGTCGGCGGGGTGGTCGAGGACCCCGCGACGGGAGCGGCAGCGGCGGCCTTCGGCGCGTACGCACGCGCCCTCTCGCTCGTCCCGGAGGCGGCGGTCCTCACCCTGCACCAGGGCCAGGACATGGGCCGCCCCGGCACGCTCACCGTGGAACTGCGCGCCGGCGACCCCCGGGTCCGGGTGAGCGGCACGGGCGCACGGATCGGCTGA
- a CDS encoding TetR/AcrR family transcriptional regulator, which yields MNVEGVEPGMARPGGRTARVRDAVLRAAGDVLAEHGFAGLDLAEVARRAEVGKTTVYRRWSTPAGLVADLLADMAEQSVPRTDSGSLDEDLAANARLVVRTLTDPRQGALFTSVIAAATCDPRTAEALHRFYEVRVEEWAGCVEAAVGRGELPVGTDACEVVRAVSAPLYYRLLVCGGALDENAADRAAEAAAAAARAGVYAG from the coding sequence ATGAATGTTGAGGGTGTGGAGCCGGGCATGGCCAGGCCCGGTGGGCGTACGGCGCGGGTGCGGGACGCGGTCCTGCGGGCGGCGGGCGACGTGCTGGCCGAACACGGTTTCGCCGGGCTCGATCTCGCCGAGGTCGCGCGCCGCGCGGAGGTTGGCAAGACGACCGTCTACCGGCGCTGGTCCACTCCGGCCGGTCTGGTCGCGGACCTGCTGGCGGACATGGCCGAACAGTCCGTGCCGCGTACCGACTCGGGATCACTGGACGAGGACCTCGCGGCCAACGCCCGCCTGGTCGTCCGGACGCTCACCGACCCCCGTCAGGGCGCCCTCTTCACGTCCGTGATCGCGGCGGCCACCTGCGACCCCCGCACGGCGGAGGCCCTCCACCGCTTCTACGAGGTGCGCGTCGAGGAGTGGGCCGGGTGCGTCGAGGCCGCGGTCGGGCGCGGCGAGCTTCCCGTGGGTACGGACGCCTGCGAGGTCGTCCGGGCCGTTTCGGCGCCGCTCTACTACCGGCTGCTGGTCTGCGGCGGCGCACTCGACGAAAACGCCGCCGACCGGGCGGCCGAAGCCGCCGCGGCAGCGGCGAGGGCGGGTGTGTACGCGGGCTGA